Proteins from one Aquicoccus sp. G2-2 genomic window:
- a CDS encoding ABC transporter permease — translation MTEHSQTQPPIKAPNPLLSFLGSIWDTVCDIAHTRHGATGGAILLFMAIVALLAPIIAPYDPQALTPASLAPPSWDNPMGTDNIGRDVFSLVVYGTRTSLGIGFATALGALVLGGTVGMLAGYFGGLVDTVLMRVAELFQTLPVIVLVLFTVAFFGSSFWLLITAMVLAIWPIEARLVYGQYLRLRNMNFIDVARVADMSAAHIMLRELLPNAIQPVIVQIALDASVAILIEAGLGFLGLSDPNVVSWGQLLYEAQSYMTVAWWISLFPGAAICLAIAGLNLFADGLNEIVDPRARGRKEGYSNDAQAARHIKPATGTGYRQSASGSA, via the coding sequence ATGACCGAGCACAGCCAAACCCAGCCGCCGATCAAGGCGCCAAACCCGCTGTTGAGCTTTCTGGGCAGCATTTGGGATACCGTGTGCGACATCGCGCATACGCGACACGGCGCCACCGGCGGAGCCATCCTGCTGTTCATGGCCATCGTTGCTCTTCTCGCCCCGATCATCGCGCCTTACGATCCGCAAGCTCTTACGCCCGCAAGCCTCGCTCCGCCATCGTGGGACAATCCCATGGGCACCGACAATATCGGGCGGGATGTCTTCAGTTTGGTTGTCTATGGCACGCGCACCTCCCTTGGTATCGGCTTCGCTACAGCGCTCGGCGCACTTGTTCTCGGGGGCACCGTCGGTATGCTTGCCGGTTATTTCGGGGGCCTGGTGGATACCGTGCTGATGCGGGTTGCCGAACTGTTTCAGACCCTTCCGGTCATTGTTCTGGTGCTGTTCACCGTGGCCTTCTTCGGATCAAGTTTCTGGCTGTTGATCACGGCTATGGTCTTGGCTATCTGGCCAATCGAAGCACGGCTCGTCTACGGGCAGTATTTGCGCCTGCGGAACATGAACTTCATCGATGTCGCCCGGGTGGCTGACATGTCCGCCGCCCACATCATGCTACGCGAGTTACTTCCGAACGCGATCCAGCCGGTCATCGTTCAGATTGCCCTCGATGCCTCTGTTGCGATCCTGATCGAAGCCGGCCTCGGGTTCCTCGGCCTGTCGGACCCGAACGTCGTCAGCTGGGGCCAGCTTCTTTACGAGGCGCAAAGCTACATGACCGTCGCATGGTGGATAAGCCTGTTTCCCGGTGCCGCGATCTGTCTGGCGATCGCGGGGCTGAATCTGTTCGCTGATGGCCTGAATGAAATTGTGGATCCGCGTGCCCGCGGCCGCAAGGAGGGCTACAGTAACGATGCCCAAGCAGCACGACATATCAAACCCGCAACCGGAACCGGGTACCGACAAAGCGCTTCTGGAAGTGCGTGA
- a CDS encoding ABC transporter permease → MARFILIRLLHAIPLLIVVIALILVLLQLIPGDPVQAMVGDYPVSPAFREAITEQYHLDDPFLTRIFSYFINILHGDFGYSFQFQKPVLDLILTHAPRTILLTFAGFALAIPMGIMIGLVSGTTPNRRTDHAITTTSLLVYAVPTFWMGQLLVLGLAVKLGWFPTQGMQPMVSRAHGFDWFLERLHYLALPATAFAVHEGTRFARIMRASVADTLSQGYIVTARAKGLSRNAIIRRHVLRNSSLPLVTIAGYAFGTALGGAVLLETVFTWPGLGLLFVQAVRMRDNMTVVGVVIFAAVAIILVNLIVDILYALLDPRIRART, encoded by the coding sequence ATGGCACGTTTCATCCTGATACGCTTATTGCACGCGATACCGCTGCTCATAGTTGTCATCGCATTGATCCTCGTGCTCTTGCAATTAATTCCGGGTGACCCGGTGCAGGCGATGGTGGGGGACTACCCGGTGTCGCCCGCTTTTCGCGAGGCGATCACCGAACAATACCACCTCGACGATCCGTTCCTGACCCGTATCTTCAGCTATTTCATCAATATACTTCACGGCGATTTCGGCTATTCGTTTCAATTCCAGAAACCGGTTCTGGATCTCATCCTTACCCATGCGCCTCGCACGATCCTGCTGACGTTCGCGGGTTTCGCCCTAGCCATCCCGATGGGGATCATGATTGGCCTTGTTTCTGGCACAACGCCCAACCGCCGGACCGACCACGCGATTACGACGACATCGCTGCTTGTCTATGCGGTGCCGACGTTCTGGATGGGACAACTGCTTGTGCTCGGCCTCGCCGTCAAGCTCGGCTGGTTTCCGACGCAGGGGATGCAGCCAATGGTTTCGCGTGCGCACGGGTTCGACTGGTTTCTCGAACGGCTTCACTATCTCGCTCTGCCAGCCACGGCCTTTGCGGTTCACGAGGGCACGCGCTTTGCTAGGATCATGCGTGCGAGCGTCGCTGACACCCTTTCGCAGGGGTATATCGTCACCGCCCGCGCCAAGGGCCTGTCTCGCAACGCCATTATACGCCGGCATGTGTTGCGGAATTCATCGCTGCCACTCGTCACCATTGCCGGATATGCCTTCGGCACGGCCCTCGGCGGCGCTGTCCTGCTCGAAACGGTCTTCACCTGGCCCGGACTCGGCCTGCTATTCGTTCAGGCGGTGCGGATGCGGGACAACATGACCGTCGTCGGTGTGGTGATCTTCGCGGCCGTTGCGATCATCCTGGTCAATCTGATCGTCGATATTCTCTACGCCCTTCTCGATCCACGCATCAGGGCGAGAACATGA
- a CDS encoding amidohydrolase family protein, whose product MTRVIDLEISIPRSMRDESDSDVSHGRPGTPNPASLSRPDGYGFDNYSHVFRRASNRASSSEQPEAPADDGGLEKLVSDMDSAGITKGYLVGAKNAEIPKIQQKYPSRFITFAALDPMDMMRASRELERMVKEDGVGGLRVSSLYNLLPCSDRRYYPLYAKCVELDVPVRVYTSMNYANDRPYDLGHPRHIDQVAVDFPELRIVAGLGGWPWINDMVGLLRRHPNLYVDTAAHHPRYFGQPGSGWEMFLQFGNTLLQDKVMVGLSRYLFDQPFEALIELYQNLPLKEKVVEKWLYGNAANFFRIT is encoded by the coding sequence ATGACCCGCGTGATTGATCTTGAGATAAGCATCCCTCGAAGCATGCGTGATGAGAGCGATAGCGACGTCAGTCATGGTCGCCCCGGCACGCCCAATCCGGCGTCGCTTTCGCGGCCTGACGGCTATGGTTTCGACAACTATTCACATGTGTTTCGGCGCGCTTCCAACCGCGCCTCGTCCTCAGAACAGCCAGAAGCGCCGGCTGATGATGGAGGATTGGAGAAATTGGTTTCCGACATGGACAGTGCCGGCATCACGAAAGGTTACCTGGTGGGCGCGAAAAACGCCGAGATCCCGAAAATCCAGCAAAAATATCCGAGTAGGTTCATCACTTTCGCGGCGCTCGATCCGATGGACATGATGCGTGCATCGCGTGAGCTTGAGCGGATGGTGAAGGAAGATGGTGTTGGCGGTCTGCGGGTTTCATCTCTCTACAATCTCTTGCCTTGCAGCGACCGGCGGTATTATCCACTCTACGCCAAATGCGTGGAGCTTGATGTTCCGGTGCGTGTTTATACCTCGATGAACTATGCCAATGATCGGCCCTATGATTTGGGCCATCCGCGCCACATCGATCAGGTCGCGGTGGATTTTCCCGAATTGAGGATCGTCGCTGGTTTGGGCGGATGGCCATGGATTAACGACATGGTTGGTCTGCTGCGGCGTCACCCGAACTTGTATGTCGATACTGCTGCGCATCACCCGCGCTACTTCGGGCAACCAGGGTCGGGTTGGGAGATGTTTCTGCAGTTCGGCAATACGTTGTTGCAAGATAAGGTGATGGTAGGCCTGTCTCGCTACCTGTTCGATCAACCCTTCGAGGCGCTGATCGAGTTGTACCAAAACCTTCCCCTAAAGGAGAAGGTCGTTGAAAAATGGCTCTACGGAAATGCCGCGAATTTCTTCCGGATAACATAG
- a CDS encoding helix-turn-helix domain-containing protein produces the protein MAKGLAVLSAFRAGGPRMSNAELAGAAGITRPTAARLTYTLAKLGYLKAEKSKYRLGWRVVSLGHPLLASVRFLQLAKPSIERLAQDVGGTVSIGVIDNTNFMYLETARANENIWSSPDIGTVGPLLRATVGHALCSLLTEEELTAKIEDIRCKAPEEWEAHGDAFIRGIADCRTSGLSIIKGDWVPETNSVGAPLFRNSDGEAFAINCRVPIHRLKSGQFDEEVAPRLKSLASVIRTHTVFTHENGYP, from the coding sequence TTGGCAAAGGGGCTTGCGGTCCTGTCGGCGTTCCGGGCCGGCGGGCCTCGCATGTCGAATGCCGAACTCGCCGGGGCCGCGGGAATCACCCGTCCGACCGCAGCGAGACTGACCTACACGCTCGCAAAGCTGGGGTATCTGAAGGCGGAGAAATCCAAGTATCGCCTCGGCTGGCGGGTGGTCTCACTCGGGCACCCGCTGCTTGCGAGCGTCCGCTTCCTTCAACTTGCCAAACCCTCGATCGAAAGGCTGGCGCAGGATGTGGGCGGCACGGTGTCGATCGGCGTGATCGACAATACGAATTTCATGTATCTGGAAACTGCCCGTGCGAATGAAAACATTTGGAGTTCACCGGACATTGGCACCGTCGGGCCGTTGTTGCGGGCGACCGTTGGGCATGCGCTCTGTTCCTTGCTGACCGAGGAGGAACTAACGGCCAAGATTGAAGACATCCGCTGCAAGGCACCAGAGGAGTGGGAGGCGCATGGCGATGCATTTATCCGTGGTATCGCGGACTGCAGGACCAGCGGCCTCTCGATTATCAAAGGCGACTGGGTGCCCGAAACCAATTCAGTCGGCGCGCCGTTGTTTCGGAACTCTGATGGGGAAGCCTTCGCGATTAACTGCCGGGTGCCGATCCATCGTTTGAAATCTGGCCAATTTGATGAAGAAGTTGCCCCACGCCTCAAATCGTTGGCCAGCGTCATCCGCACCCATACAGTGTTCACGCATGAGAATGGGTACCCGTAG